The Buttiauxella selenatireducens genome has a window encoding:
- the kduD gene encoding 2-dehydro-3-deoxy-D-gluconate 5-dehydrogenase KduD, whose product MILDAFNLQGKVAIVTGCDTGLGQGMAIGLAEAGCDIVSVSRKIPHETAQKVQDLDRRFLAIQADLSQQDAIPEIIAQAVAGMGKIDILVNNAGTIRREDALEFSEKNWDDVMNLNIKSVFFLSQAVAKQFIKQGHGGKIINIASMLSFQGGIRVPSYTASKSAVLGVTRLLANEWAQHNINVNAIAPGYMATNNTQQLRDDDVRSQEILDRIPAGRWGLPGDLQGPIVFLASRASDYVNGYTVAVDGGWLAR is encoded by the coding sequence ATGATTCTCGATGCTTTTAATCTGCAAGGCAAAGTCGCTATCGTCACGGGTTGTGACACAGGCCTGGGTCAGGGAATGGCAATAGGGCTTGCCGAGGCAGGTTGTGACATCGTCAGTGTAAGCCGCAAAATCCCCCATGAAACGGCGCAAAAAGTACAGGATTTGGATCGTCGTTTTCTCGCCATCCAGGCAGATTTAAGCCAACAAGACGCGATCCCTGAGATCATCGCGCAAGCGGTCGCAGGGATGGGGAAAATAGATATTCTCGTGAACAACGCGGGAACCATTCGCCGGGAAGATGCGCTGGAATTTAGCGAGAAAAACTGGGACGACGTTATGAACCTGAACATAAAATCGGTGTTCTTTCTCTCTCAGGCGGTCGCAAAGCAATTCATTAAACAAGGCCATGGCGGCAAGATCATTAACATCGCATCCATGCTGTCATTCCAGGGGGGGATCAGAGTCCCTTCTTATACCGCATCCAAAAGCGCTGTGCTCGGCGTGACGCGGCTGCTGGCAAATGAATGGGCGCAACATAATATTAATGTGAATGCTATCGCGCCAGGATACATGGCAACCAACAATACTCAACAACTGCGTGACGACGACGTGCGCAGCCAGGAAATCCTCGACCGTATTCCTGCTGGTCGATGGGGGCTTCCTGGTGACCTGCAAGGGCCAATTGTGTTTCTCGCCTCTCGCGCTTCCGATTATGTCAATGGCTACACGGTTGCCGTCGACGGAGGCTGGCTAGCCCGCTAA
- a CDS encoding metal-dependent hydrolase, protein MTAEGHLLFSIACAVFAKNAELTPVLAQGDWWHIVPSAILTCLLPDIDHPKSFLGQRLPWISKPIARACGHRGFTHSLFAVFASLALFYLKVPETWVIPADALQGMVLGYLSHILADMLTPAGVPLLWPCRWRFRFPIIRPQKGNQLERALCMVFFGLAVWMPQSIPDNSAVRWSSHMIISLQMTFNSFLSNHLEQ, encoded by the coding sequence ATGACGGCGGAAGGTCACCTTCTTTTTTCCATTGCCTGTGCAGTATTCGCTAAAAACGCCGAACTCACGCCTGTGCTTGCTCAAGGGGACTGGTGGCATATTGTGCCATCAGCCATCCTGACGTGTTTGCTACCTGATATTGACCACCCAAAGTCATTTCTCGGCCAACGCTTGCCCTGGATTTCCAAACCGATCGCCCGCGCCTGCGGCCATCGGGGGTTTACGCACAGTTTATTTGCCGTATTCGCGAGTCTCGCGCTGTTCTATCTCAAAGTTCCCGAAACCTGGGTTATTCCCGCCGACGCCCTTCAGGGCATGGTGTTGGGCTACTTGAGCCATATTCTTGCGGATATGCTCACCCCTGCCGGTGTGCCGTTACTTTGGCCATGCCGTTGGCGGTTCCGCTTTCCTATTATCAGGCCGCAAAAAGGCAATCAACTTGAACGTGCCTTGTGCATGGTGTTTTTTGGCCTGGCGGTGTGGATGCCGCAAAGTATTCCCGATAACAGTGCCGTGCGCTGGTCATCGCACATGATAATTTCGCTACAAATGACCTTTAATAGTTTTTTAAGTAACCACCTGGAACAATAA
- a CDS encoding L-cystine transporter, which produces MNFPLIANVIVFVILLLLLAQTRHKQWSLAKKVLLGLVIGVVFGLALHTIYGEDSPVLKQSIQWFNVVGNGYVQLLQMIVMPLVFASILSAVARLHNASSLGKISVLTIGTLLFTTLISALVGVLVTNLFGLTAEGLVQGTAETARLSAIETTYVGKVADLSVPQLILSFVPKNPFADLTGANPTSIISVVIFAAFLGVAALKLLKDDAPKGERVLVAIDTLQSWVMKLVRLVMQLTPYGVLALMTKVVAGSNLQDIIKLGSFVVASYLGLAIMFGVHAVLLAVNGVSPLKYFRKVWPVLTFAFTSRSSAASIPLNVEAQTRRLGVPESIASFAASFGATIGQNGCAGLYPAMLAVMVAPTVGINPLDPVWIATLVGIVTVSSAGVAGVGGGATFAALIVLPAMGLPVTLVALLISVEPLIDMGRTALNVSGSMTAGTITSQLMKQTDKEVLNSDEEAELAHR; this is translated from the coding sequence ATGAATTTTCCACTTATAGCGAACGTTATCGTGTTCGTTATTCTGCTGCTGTTGCTGGCGCAAACCCGCCACAAACAGTGGAGTCTGGCGAAGAAAGTACTGCTTGGTCTGGTGATTGGCGTCGTCTTTGGCCTTGCCCTGCACACCATTTATGGCGAAGACAGCCCGGTACTGAAACAATCTATTCAGTGGTTTAACGTTGTCGGTAACGGCTATGTTCAACTGCTACAAATGATTGTAATGCCATTGGTATTTGCCTCAATTCTGAGTGCTGTTGCGCGACTGCATAATGCCTCGTCTTTGGGCAAAATCAGCGTACTGACCATCGGGACACTGCTGTTCACCACATTGATTTCCGCACTGGTCGGCGTGTTGGTCACTAACCTGTTCGGTCTGACCGCAGAAGGCCTGGTTCAAGGGACTGCAGAAACCGCACGTCTGAGCGCGATTGAAACGACCTATGTGGGCAAAGTTGCCGACCTCAGCGTACCGCAACTGATTTTATCTTTCGTACCGAAAAACCCGTTTGCTGACCTGACTGGCGCCAATCCAACGTCGATCATCAGCGTCGTGATTTTCGCCGCCTTCCTGGGCGTGGCCGCACTGAAATTACTGAAAGACGATGCACCAAAAGGCGAACGTGTTCTGGTTGCGATTGACACACTTCAAAGCTGGGTCATGAAACTTGTGCGCCTGGTGATGCAACTGACGCCATACGGTGTTCTGGCTCTGATGACCAAAGTCGTTGCGGGTTCAAACCTGCAAGACATCATTAAACTGGGCAGCTTCGTGGTGGCTTCATACCTCGGCCTGGCCATTATGTTCGGTGTGCATGCGGTATTGCTGGCCGTCAATGGTGTCAGCCCGTTGAAATACTTCCGTAAAGTATGGCCGGTACTGACCTTCGCTTTCACCAGCCGCTCCAGCGCAGCCAGCATTCCATTGAACGTTGAAGCGCAAACTCGCCGCCTGGGTGTGCCTGAGTCCATCGCAAGCTTTGCGGCGTCCTTTGGGGCAACTATCGGTCAGAATGGTTGTGCCGGTCTGTATCCAGCGATGCTGGCCGTGATGGTCGCACCGACTGTCGGTATCAACCCGTTGGATCCCGTCTGGATTGCTACATTAGTCGGGATTGTCACCGTAAGCTCCGCAGGCGTTGCCGGTGTCGGTGGAGGCGCAACATTCGCTGCGCTGATTGTCCTCCCAGCTATGGGCTTGCCCGTCACGCTGGTTGCGCTGTTGATTTCGGTTGAGCCGCTTATCGATATGGGTCGTACCGCGCTGAACGTCAGTGGTTCAATGACAGCAGGTACCATCACGAGTCAGTTGATGAAACAAACTGATAAAGAAGTGCTGAATAGCGATGAAGAAGCTGAGCTGGCGCATCGCTAA
- a CDS encoding tetratricopeptide repeat protein translates to MKRLCILLLFCVSSAWAETPDSPYLQHAQEGDSRAQFYLADTLFSAGEYQQAESWAAKSAAQGDADALALLAQLKIQDPNAADYQQAKSLAEQAVELGSKIGNVTLARILVNTQAGTPDYPKAMKLLESASQDIESDSAVDAQMFYGLLYANGVGIAQDDEKATFWFKRSSAISRTGYAEYWAGMLFLNGEKGFITANKQRALQWLNVSCTEGFDTGCEMFDQISNGG, encoded by the coding sequence ATGAAACGACTCTGTATTCTGTTGTTGTTCTGCGTCTCATCGGCGTGGGCTGAAACACCTGATAGTCCTTATCTGCAACATGCGCAGGAAGGAGACAGTCGTGCCCAGTTTTATCTTGCCGACACGCTGTTTAGTGCGGGTGAATACCAGCAGGCCGAAAGTTGGGCGGCAAAATCAGCGGCTCAAGGAGATGCAGATGCACTGGCACTTCTGGCACAGCTGAAAATTCAGGACCCTAACGCTGCTGATTATCAGCAAGCGAAATCACTCGCTGAACAAGCGGTTGAGCTTGGCAGTAAAATAGGTAATGTGACGCTTGCGCGTATTCTGGTTAACACCCAAGCGGGTACACCTGACTACCCTAAAGCGATGAAGCTGCTGGAAAGTGCCTCACAAGATATCGAAAGCGATTCCGCGGTCGATGCACAGATGTTCTACGGTTTGCTCTACGCTAACGGCGTGGGTATTGCACAGGACGATGAAAAGGCGACATTCTGGTTTAAGCGCAGCTCGGCGATTTCTCGGACGGGTTATGCCGAATACTGGGCCGGCATGCTGTTTTTAAACGGTGAGAAAGGCTTTATTACAGCCAATAAGCAAAGAGCATTGCAGTGGCTGAATGTAAGCTGCACAGAAGGATTTGATACCGGCTGCGAAATGTTTGATCAAATCAGTAACGGCGGGTAA
- the cedA gene encoding cell division activator CedA: MKPLRQPNTRPVITYQPRVEPAPPAQALRAEGFKDVWILRNRYVAFVLVGDAFRQSPPFTLPESAQRWAMQVRNENDIL, from the coding sequence ATGAAACCTTTGCGCCAACCAAATACTCGTCCCGTTATTACGTATCAACCGCGTGTTGAACCTGCGCCGCCGGCTCAAGCCTTGCGAGCTGAAGGGTTTAAGGATGTGTGGATTTTACGTAATCGCTATGTGGCTTTTGTGCTGGTGGGGGATGCGTTCCGCCAGTCACCGCCCTTTACGTTGCCGGAGTCCGCACAACGTTGGGCGATGCAGGTAAGAAATGAAAATGACATTCTCTGA
- the katE gene encoding catalase HPII, which yields MSTHDKHPLSHSAPIHDANESRPGMDSLAPEDGSHRPSTVPTPPGAQPTAAGSYKSPDTSNEKLKSLDVHRKDGENFPLTTNQGVRIADDQNSLRAGTRGPTLLEDFILREKITHFDHERIPERIVHARGSAAHGYFQPYKNLAEVTKADFLSDPDKITPVFVRFSTVQGGAGSADTVRDIRGFATKFYTEEGIFDLVGNNTPVFFIQDAHKFPDFVHAVKPEPHWAIPQGGSAHDTFWDYVSLQPETLHNVIWAMSDRGLPRSYRTMEGFGIHTFRMINTEGKATFVRFHWKPTAGKASLVWDESQKLTGRDPDFHRRDLWESIEAGDFPEYELGLQLIPEEDEFKYDFDLLDPTKLIPEELVPVHLVGKMTLNRNPDNFFAENEQAAFHPGHIVPGLDFSNDPLLQGRLFSYTDTQISRLGGPNFHEIPINRPVCPYHNFQRDGMHRMDIDSNPANYEPNSINDNWPRETPPGPKRGGFESYQTRVEGHKIRERSPSFGEYYSQPRLFWQSQTPVEQQHIISAFSFELSKVARPYIRERVLDHLTHIDISLAQPVAENLGIELSDEQMHVAPPKDVNGLKKDPSLSLYAVPSGSVKGRVVAILLSENANAADVLATMQALKAQGVHSKLLFSRLGDVSADDGSLLPIGATFTGSPSVSVDAVIVPGGDISSILNNGDATYYLMEAYKHLKVIGLAGDARQFKSKLGIDNQGEEGVVEGDTVTTTFTDDFLQHLAAHRVWSRSNKVSHIPA from the coding sequence ATGTCGACGCACGATAAACATCCGTTAAGTCACAGCGCACCAATACATGACGCCAATGAATCCAGGCCCGGCATGGATTCTCTGGCTCCTGAAGATGGATCTCACCGCCCTTCCACTGTACCCACGCCGCCTGGAGCACAACCCACGGCTGCAGGAAGTTATAAAAGCCCGGATACCTCCAACGAAAAACTAAAATCGCTAGATGTGCACCGCAAGGATGGTGAAAACTTCCCGCTGACGACCAATCAGGGTGTGCGGATTGCCGATGACCAAAATTCACTGCGCGCCGGTACGCGCGGGCCTACGCTTCTGGAAGATTTTATCCTGCGGGAAAAAATCACCCATTTCGACCATGAGCGTATCCCCGAGCGTATCGTACATGCGCGGGGTTCGGCGGCTCACGGTTACTTCCAGCCCTATAAAAATTTAGCGGAAGTCACCAAAGCGGATTTTCTATCGGACCCTGATAAAATCACGCCGGTATTCGTGCGATTTTCGACCGTACAAGGCGGCGCAGGCTCTGCCGACACCGTGCGGGATATCCGCGGATTTGCCACCAAATTCTATACCGAAGAAGGCATTTTCGATTTGGTCGGTAACAACACCCCGGTATTCTTTATTCAGGATGCACATAAATTCCCTGATTTCGTCCACGCAGTTAAACCCGAGCCACACTGGGCCATACCGCAAGGTGGCAGTGCGCACGACACCTTCTGGGATTATGTGTCACTGCAACCCGAAACGCTGCACAACGTCATCTGGGCGATGTCTGATCGTGGTCTTCCACGCAGCTATCGCACCATGGAAGGGTTCGGTATTCATACCTTCCGTATGATTAATACCGAAGGCAAAGCCACCTTCGTGCGTTTCCACTGGAAACCCACCGCCGGTAAAGCATCGCTGGTGTGGGATGAATCGCAAAAATTGACGGGGCGCGATCCGGATTTCCACCGCCGCGATCTTTGGGAATCTATTGAAGCGGGCGATTTCCCGGAATACGAATTGGGGTTGCAATTAATCCCAGAAGAAGATGAGTTTAAATACGATTTCGATCTGTTGGACCCGACCAAGCTGATCCCTGAAGAGCTGGTTCCCGTCCATCTGGTGGGCAAAATGACGCTCAATCGTAACCCGGATAATTTCTTCGCCGAAAACGAACAAGCGGCATTCCATCCAGGACATATCGTCCCTGGGCTTGATTTCAGTAATGACCCGTTATTACAGGGGCGTTTATTCTCTTATACCGATACGCAAATCAGCCGCCTGGGTGGCCCGAATTTCCATGAAATCCCGATTAACCGCCCGGTCTGCCCCTATCACAACTTCCAGCGTGATGGCATGCACCGAATGGATATCGACAGTAATCCTGCCAACTACGAACCGAACTCCATCAACGATAACTGGCCACGCGAAACGCCGCCGGGGCCAAAACGTGGCGGCTTTGAGAGTTATCAAACACGGGTTGAAGGGCATAAAATTCGCGAACGTAGCCCATCGTTTGGTGAGTATTACTCGCAACCCCGGCTGTTCTGGCAAAGCCAAACGCCTGTCGAGCAGCAACATATTATCAGCGCTTTTAGCTTCGAATTATCCAAAGTGGCGCGGCCCTACATCCGCGAAAGAGTGCTGGATCATCTTACACACATTGATATTTCGCTGGCACAACCCGTTGCAGAAAATCTCGGTATTGAGCTTTCCGATGAGCAGATGCACGTCGCCCCACCGAAAGATGTCAATGGGCTGAAAAAAGACCCGAGTCTAAGCCTGTATGCGGTGCCAAGCGGTTCAGTGAAAGGCAGAGTCGTTGCGATTCTACTCAGTGAAAATGCGAATGCGGCGGATGTGCTGGCGACAATGCAGGCGCTGAAAGCCCAGGGCGTCCACAGCAAACTGTTGTTCTCGCGTCTGGGCGACGTTAGCGCTGACGATGGCTCCTTGCTGCCGATTGGAGCCACGTTCACCGGTTCACCGTCAGTCAGCGTCGATGCGGTGATAGTCCCCGGAGGCGACATCAGTTCCATTTTAAATAATGGCGATGCCACTTATTATTTAATGGAAGCCTATAAACACTTAAAAGTCATCGGCCTCGCAGGTGATGCCCGACAGTTTAAATCTAAGCTGGGTATTGATAACCAGGGTGAGGAAGGTGTCGTTGAAGGTGACACTGTCACAACTACATTTACCGATGATTTCCTGCAACATCTCGCCGCGCACCGCGTCTGGTCGCGTAGTAACAAAGTTAGCCATATCCCTGCATAG
- the osmE gene encoding osmotically-inducible lipoprotein OsmE, whose protein sequence is MNKNFAGFLSAAAVMTMLVGCTAYDRTKDQVATPVVKDVKKGMSREQVQQIAGKPSSEITMIHARGTCQTYILGQREGKTETYFVALDETGHVMNSGYQSCAEYDTDPQTKK, encoded by the coding sequence ATGAACAAGAATTTTGCAGGATTTTTAAGTGCAGCAGCGGTGATGACAATGCTTGTGGGTTGTACGGCGTATGACCGTACCAAAGATCAGGTGGCGACGCCCGTGGTCAAAGATGTGAAAAAAGGCATGAGCCGTGAGCAAGTACAGCAAATTGCGGGTAAACCTTCTTCAGAAATCACCATGATTCACGCTCGCGGTACTTGCCAGACCTATATTCTTGGCCAGCGCGAAGGCAAAACCGAAACTTACTTTGTAGCACTTGATGAAACCGGTCATGTGATGAATTCCGGTTATCAGTCTTGTGCCGAATACGATACCGATCCGCAAACGAAAAAATAA
- the nadE gene encoding ammonia-dependent NAD(+) synthetase: MALQQEIIQALGVKPQIDPQHEIRVSVDFLKSYLKRYSFIKSLVLGISGGQDSTLTGKLCQLAINELRNETGDNSYQFIAVRLPFGVQADEQDCQDAITFIQPDRVLTVNIKGSVLASEHALRNAGIELSDFIRGNEKARERMKAQYSIAGMTKGVVVGTDHGAEAVTGFFTKYGDGGTDINPIFRLNKRQGKALLKTLGCPEHLYQKAPTADLEDDRPSLPDEAALGVTYEQIDDYLEGKTLDDATSKIIEGWYLKTEHKRRPPITVFDDFWKK, from the coding sequence ATGGCTCTGCAACAAGAGATTATCCAGGCATTAGGGGTTAAACCACAGATCGACCCGCAGCACGAAATCCGTGTCAGCGTCGATTTTCTGAAGTCGTATCTGAAAAGATACTCGTTTATTAAGTCCCTGGTATTGGGTATCAGCGGCGGCCAGGACTCCACTCTGACAGGCAAACTTTGCCAACTGGCTATCAATGAACTGCGCAACGAAACCGGTGACAACAGCTATCAGTTTATCGCGGTACGTTTGCCGTTTGGTGTGCAGGCTGACGAACAAGACTGCCAGGATGCGATCACCTTTATCCAGCCCGATCGCGTGTTAACCGTGAACATTAAAGGCTCGGTCCTGGCAAGTGAGCACGCGCTGCGTAACGCGGGAATTGAGTTGAGCGATTTCATTCGTGGCAACGAAAAAGCTCGCGAGCGAATGAAAGCCCAGTACAGCATTGCGGGTATGACCAAAGGCGTGGTGGTGGGTACGGACCATGGCGCTGAAGCGGTGACCGGTTTCTTCACCAAATACGGCGATGGTGGTACTGATATCAACCCAATCTTCCGTCTGAACAAACGTCAGGGCAAAGCGCTGCTTAAAACCCTGGGCTGCCCGGAACACCTCTACCAGAAAGCTCCAACGGCGGATCTGGAAGATGATCGCCCTTCTCTGCCGGACGAAGCCGCGCTCGGTGTCACTTACGAACAGATTGACGATTATCTGGAAGGTAAGACTCTGGATGATGCCACCAGCAAAATCATCGAAGGCTGGTATCTGAAAACTGAGCACAAACGTCGCCCACCGATTACGGTGTTTGACGATTTCTGGAAGAAATAA
- the yddG gene encoding aromatic amino acid DMT transporter YddG yields the protein MDSSAKRATAFGLLAILLWSTSVGLLRSISEHFGPVGGAALIYTVSALCLCLARGLPKIREIPTRYLWSGGALFVSYEICLALAIGLANSRSQSLELGMINYLWPSLTILLALFINQQRSNLWLWPGLALSLAGIVQVMKGDGDWSPLQMWHNILDNPLAYGLAFAAAIIWALYCNITRRFSEGKNGVSLFFCATAIVLWVKFAFVSEAPIHFTLPSTLQLLFMGMSTAVAYSAWNHGIQRGNMTLLATASYFTPVLSALIASLWLGLHPGWAFWQGVVMVVGGSLLCWLATRRYG from the coding sequence ATGGACAGCTCTGCAAAACGCGCCACGGCCTTTGGCTTGCTGGCGATCCTCCTCTGGAGCACCTCGGTTGGTTTATTACGCAGTATCAGCGAACATTTTGGCCCCGTTGGCGGCGCCGCGCTAATTTATACCGTTAGTGCCCTATGCCTGTGCCTTGCCCGTGGTTTACCCAAAATACGCGAAATCCCGACCCGCTATTTATGGAGTGGCGGCGCTTTATTTGTCTCCTATGAAATCTGTCTTGCGTTGGCCATTGGGCTGGCGAACAGCCGCAGCCAATCGCTGGAACTGGGGATGATTAACTATTTGTGGCCAAGCCTGACGATTCTTCTTGCGCTGTTTATTAATCAGCAACGCAGCAACTTATGGCTCTGGCCAGGACTGGCACTTTCCCTTGCGGGCATTGTTCAGGTCATGAAAGGAGATGGCGATTGGTCACCGTTGCAGATGTGGCACAACATTCTCGATAACCCACTGGCATACGGACTGGCCTTTGCCGCCGCGATAATCTGGGCGCTGTATTGCAACATTACGCGTCGCTTTAGCGAGGGGAAAAACGGCGTATCACTGTTTTTCTGCGCCACCGCCATTGTGCTGTGGGTGAAGTTTGCCTTCGTGAGCGAAGCTCCGATTCATTTTACGCTACCGTCCACGCTGCAACTGTTGTTTATGGGGATGTCTACGGCAGTGGCCTATTCAGCCTGGAACCACGGAATTCAGCGCGGGAACATGACGCTGCTCGCGACTGCATCCTATTTTACGCCGGTACTTTCGGCGCTGATCGCAAGTCTTTGGCTGGGTTTACATCCGGGTTGGGCGTTTTGGCAGGGTGTTGTCATGGTCGTTGGCGGGTCGCTGCTTTGTTGGCTCGCGACCCGCCGTTACGGATAG
- the hutU gene encoding urocanate hydratase gives MTESVKQAVARTVRAPHGSTLHCENWLIEAAYRMIQNNLDPDVAERPEDLVVYGGIGKAARNWECFEQILASLRSLKADETLLVQSGKPVGIFRTHADAPRVLIANSNLVPHWATWDHFHELDKAGLMMYGQMTAGSWIYIGAQGIVQGTFETFAEAGRQHYGGDLRGKWILTAGLGGMGGAQPLAGVLAGASVLAIECQESRIDFRLRTRYLDYKATNLDEALAIIERANAEKKAISVGLLGNAAEILPELVKRAKAGGIKPDIVTDQTSAHDPINGYLPQGWTVERWQNERTSQPKSVEKAARASMAVHVQAMLDFWEMGVPTVDYGNNIRQVAFDEGVENAFDFPGFVPAYIRPLFCEGKGPFRWVALSGDPEDIAKTDAKLKELFPDNQNLHRWLDMAQERIAFQGLPARICWLGLGERHRAGLAFNEMVRNGELKAPVVIGRDHLDCGSVASPNRETESMKDGSDAVSDWPLLNALLNTAGGATWVSLHHGGGVGMGFSQHAGVVIVADGTPEAEVRLGRVLWNDPATGVMRHADAGYESAVECAQKHDLKLPMINRCSK, from the coding sequence ATGACTGAATCTGTAAAACAGGCGGTAGCCCGCACGGTACGCGCTCCACACGGTAGCACTTTGCACTGCGAAAACTGGTTGATCGAAGCGGCTTACCGCATGATCCAAAATAATCTCGATCCCGATGTTGCTGAACGCCCGGAAGATCTGGTGGTGTATGGCGGGATCGGCAAAGCGGCGCGTAACTGGGAATGCTTCGAGCAGATCCTCGCTTCGCTGCGCAGCCTGAAAGCCGACGAAACGCTGCTGGTGCAGTCCGGTAAACCGGTGGGGATTTTCCGCACGCACGCCGACGCGCCGCGTGTCTTAATCGCTAACTCCAACCTGGTGCCGCACTGGGCAACCTGGGATCATTTCCACGAGCTCGATAAAGCCGGGCTGATGATGTACGGCCAGATGACTGCGGGGTCGTGGATTTACATCGGCGCGCAAGGCATCGTACAGGGCACGTTTGAAACCTTTGCTGAAGCTGGGCGCCAACATTACGGTGGCGATTTGCGCGGTAAATGGATCCTGACTGCTGGGCTCGGTGGAATGGGGGGCGCACAACCATTGGCAGGCGTGCTGGCTGGCGCGTCAGTATTAGCCATCGAATGCCAGGAGTCGCGCATTGATTTCCGTCTGCGCACCCGCTATCTCGACTACAAAGCGACCAATCTTGATGAAGCGCTGGCGATTATTGAACGGGCTAACGCGGAGAAAAAAGCTATCTCCGTGGGTCTGTTGGGTAACGCGGCTGAAATTCTGCCTGAGTTGGTGAAACGTGCGAAAGCAGGCGGTATTAAGCCTGATATTGTGACGGACCAAACTTCGGCACACGATCCCATCAACGGTTATTTACCGCAAGGTTGGACGGTAGAACGCTGGCAGAACGAACGTACATCGCAGCCCAAATCAGTGGAAAAAGCCGCTCGGGCATCCATGGCGGTGCACGTACAGGCGATGCTCGATTTCTGGGAAATGGGCGTGCCGACGGTGGATTACGGCAACAATATCCGCCAGGTAGCATTCGATGAAGGCGTGGAAAATGCCTTTGATTTCCCTGGCTTTGTTCCGGCTTATATTCGTCCGCTATTCTGCGAGGGTAAAGGGCCGTTCCGCTGGGTAGCACTTTCTGGTGACCCGGAAGATATCGCCAAAACTGATGCCAAACTGAAAGAACTGTTCCCGGATAACCAGAACCTGCATCGCTGGCTGGATATGGCGCAAGAGCGCATTGCATTCCAGGGCCTGCCGGCACGTATCTGCTGGCTGGGGTTAGGAGAGCGCCATCGTGCAGGGCTGGCGTTTAACGAAATGGTCCGTAACGGCGAGTTGAAAGCGCCAGTGGTCATTGGCCGTGATCATCTCGATTGTGGTTCGGTAGCTTCACCAAACCGTGAAACGGAGTCGATGAAAGACGGTTCCGATGCGGTTTCTGATTGGCCATTGCTGAACGCGTTGCTCAATACCGCAGGCGGTGCCACATGGGTAAGTTTGCATCATGGTGGCGGCGTGGGGATGGGCTTCTCACAACACGCAGGCGTGGTGATTGTTGCCGACGGCACGCCAGAAGCCGAAGTGCGTTTAGGACGTGTGCTGTGGAATGACCCTGCGACAGGTGTCATGCGCCATGCCGATGCGGGTTATGAAAGCGCTGTTGAGTGTGCGCAGAAACATGATTTAAAACTTCCTATGATTAATAGATGCTCTAAATAA